One segment of Stappia sp. 28M-7 DNA contains the following:
- a CDS encoding helix-turn-helix domain-containing protein, with protein MSGEREFIDAVRVGDGDAGRVVGQSLRALRLAAGFTQLEMAKRLGVGQAAISKIEQRGDVQISSLQRYVEALGASLRIDAAFPVHSEFGVRIQAELGGAVADDDQYVLPIFGDRDDARPAMRDIVISIKPNYSGKIFDGVKTIELRRRFPLSVAPGATAYIYSTSPEMALVGAIKIENVERLELSVLWKRHGRSASIKKADFDEYFSGLEEGFALRLSTPRRFTRPLTLSELKERFGFKAPQSFLYAKPDLQKALRNEHTNISD; from the coding sequence ATGTCGGGTGAGCGCGAATTTATTGACGCCGTCCGGGTTGGCGATGGCGACGCGGGACGCGTCGTGGGTCAATCTCTCAGGGCGTTGAGGCTGGCCGCGGGCTTTACCCAACTTGAGATGGCCAAGCGTTTGGGCGTTGGCCAAGCGGCGATCTCCAAGATCGAACAACGAGGCGATGTCCAGATCTCCTCGTTGCAGCGCTATGTCGAGGCTCTCGGTGCCAGCTTGCGCATCGATGCAGCATTTCCAGTTCATTCGGAGTTCGGAGTACGGATCCAGGCCGAGCTTGGCGGGGCCGTTGCCGACGACGATCAGTATGTCCTTCCGATTTTTGGCGATCGCGACGATGCCCGCCCTGCAATGAGGGACATCGTTATCAGCATAAAGCCGAACTATTCAGGCAAGATATTTGATGGCGTTAAGACCATCGAGCTGAGAAGGCGTTTCCCGTTGTCGGTAGCTCCCGGCGCTACTGCCTATATTTATTCTACGTCGCCAGAAATGGCTTTGGTGGGCGCTATTAAAATTGAGAACGTTGAACGCCTTGAACTCTCTGTCCTTTGGAAAAGGCACGGCCGATCTGCATCGATCAAGAAAGCCGATTTTGACGAGTACTTTAGTGGCCTGGAGGAAGGCTTTGCACTAAGACTGTCGACGCCGCGCCGATTTACGAGGCCGCTGACCTTGTCTGAATTGAAGGAGCGATTTGGATTTAAGGCTCCGCAGTCTTTCCTCTACGCGAAGCCCGACCTTCAAAAGGCGCTCCGGAATGAGCACACAAACATATCTGATTGA
- a CDS encoding GNAT family N-acetyltransferase: protein MSTQTYLIDTNVIIHLEDNKTVEPAFSALTSLAAKHKVDIFVHEAARDDVGRDKDTARRAISLSKLGKFQTLSKVRGLTAAELLNAFGPLPKHNDIVDATLLHALHIGAVDFLVSQDRGLHERARRHSPELGRRVLYVADAVQLLRTTYEPIEAPVRFIDEVVAHAIPLADTIFDSLREDYPGFDKWWTEKCVKQRRLCWIIEDDGIAGLLVRKDETGSDTDATEKANKILKICTFKVRPERRGLKLGELLLKKVFWFAQKNKYDLVYVTTYEGQTSLIDLLEYFGFTHTATKEDDERVYEKRMGTRAPTPTDGDNHFDVHRLNYPRFAIVPDTAAFGIPIKEGYHDILYPDLKQQNQLDLFGALGLGGGPRRPGNTIRKVYLCRAPSNLGPPGSILFFYKGKSSSSPSQAMSAIGILEDIRFARSTRELLQMTGGRSVYSEKDLEGWQASAESPVKVINYLLAAYIDPAIGLKQLQETKVIAEHPPQSIFRIPRPRLDDLLSQIDLGFQA, encoded by the coding sequence ATGAGCACACAAACATATCTGATTGATACAAATGTAATTATTCATCTGGAAGACAATAAAACCGTAGAGCCGGCCTTTTCCGCACTTACAAGCCTCGCCGCCAAGCACAAGGTCGATATTTTCGTGCACGAGGCGGCGCGCGATGATGTTGGCCGCGACAAGGATACCGCCCGCCGAGCGATATCTCTGAGTAAACTCGGCAAATTTCAAACCCTGTCAAAAGTCCGCGGCTTGACCGCCGCAGAGCTTTTGAACGCGTTCGGGCCTCTTCCGAAACACAACGACATAGTCGACGCGACCCTGCTGCATGCTCTTCACATCGGCGCCGTGGACTTTCTTGTCAGCCAGGACAGAGGCCTCCACGAGCGGGCCAGGCGCCATTCTCCAGAACTCGGTCGCCGGGTGCTCTATGTAGCAGACGCTGTTCAGCTCCTTCGAACGACCTATGAGCCGATCGAAGCGCCGGTGCGTTTCATAGATGAGGTCGTCGCTCACGCGATACCTCTGGCGGACACTATCTTTGACAGTCTCCGCGAGGACTATCCCGGTTTCGATAAATGGTGGACGGAAAAATGCGTAAAGCAGCGGCGCCTCTGCTGGATCATCGAAGACGACGGAATTGCCGGCCTTCTCGTCAGAAAGGATGAGACGGGCTCGGACACCGACGCCACGGAAAAAGCCAACAAGATACTGAAGATCTGCACGTTCAAGGTTCGGCCGGAAAGACGCGGCCTTAAGCTCGGTGAGCTGCTTTTGAAGAAGGTCTTCTGGTTCGCTCAAAAGAACAAATATGACCTCGTCTATGTCACCACATATGAAGGACAGACCTCCCTCATTGATCTTCTTGAGTATTTCGGGTTCACCCATACTGCGACAAAAGAGGACGATGAGAGGGTCTATGAAAAACGTATGGGCACGCGCGCACCCACGCCGACAGATGGCGACAATCACTTTGATGTCCATCGGCTGAATTATCCGCGCTTCGCCATCGTGCCGGACACCGCAGCGTTCGGTATCCCGATCAAAGAGGGCTACCACGATATCCTCTATCCGGATCTCAAGCAGCAGAACCAGTTGGATCTCTTCGGAGCGCTTGGGTTGGGAGGAGGTCCGCGGCGACCGGGCAACACAATTCGAAAGGTGTATCTGTGCCGGGCACCATCCAATTTGGGCCCGCCAGGTTCAATCCTGTTCTTCTATAAGGGCAAATCGTCGTCTTCACCGTCGCAGGCCATGTCGGCAATCGGAATACTCGAGGACATTCGTTTTGCGCGATCCACCCGGGAGCTGCTCCAGATGACAGGTGGAAGATCGGTATATAGTGAAAAGGACCTTGAGGGCTGGCAGGCATCTGCCGAATCGCCCGTCAAAGTCATCAACTATCTGCTTGCCGCCTATATTGATCCGGCTATCGGGCTGAAGCAGCTCCAAGAGACCAAGGTTATTGCGGAGCATCCGCCTCAATCGATCTTTCGCATACCGCGTCCTCGTCTGGATGACCTGCTTTCGCAGATCGACCTTGGATTTCAAGCATGA
- a CDS encoding AAA family ATPase: MSKRKVIALAGLSGVGKSTLLDNARRTLVFEHLQASDLIKAEKQERQGRPVARDLLREGNIDDNQALLISGFMRRAPEEGLIVLDGHTIIDTPDGLVEISPSVFSAIDVSRFVVLVDDVENIALRRLSDTRRTRPVRSHEELAEHQERSVFAAYRAALALSVPLFVVPLNEHPDIAMFLNR, encoded by the coding sequence ATGAGCAAGCGGAAGGTTATTGCCTTGGCGGGTTTGTCAGGCGTCGGGAAATCGACACTTCTCGACAATGCACGACGAACGCTTGTTTTCGAGCACTTGCAGGCCAGCGATCTCATTAAGGCGGAGAAGCAGGAGCGCCAAGGTAGGCCTGTCGCCCGCGATCTTCTGCGCGAGGGAAATATCGACGACAACCAAGCCCTTCTGATATCCGGCTTCATGAGGCGCGCGCCGGAAGAAGGATTGATCGTTCTCGACGGTCACACCATCATAGACACCCCTGATGGCCTGGTGGAAATTTCGCCTTCGGTTTTTTCGGCGATCGATGTTTCCCGCTTCGTTGTCCTGGTCGATGACGTTGAAAACATCGCGTTGCGACGTTTATCGGATACACGGAGAACGAGACCCGTCCGATCACACGAGGAGCTCGCTGAACATCAGGAACGGTCCGTATTTGCGGCCTATCGTGCGGCGCTCGCCCTCAGTGTCCCTCTGTTCGTTGTCCCCTTGAACGAACATCCGGATATCGCAATGTTTCTCAACCGATAG
- a CDS encoding ParB/RepB/Spo0J family partition protein: MITTANTAPTVENGATVFIPLNKLKKHPKNARKTPHSEASIEAKAASIAAKGILQNLVVEQELDARGEPTGFYLVSIGEGRRQAQMPRVKRKEIKKTEPIRCVIDMANDAAEISLDENVTRENLHPADEFERFRELSEDRGWGAEEIAARFGVTAHVVKQRMRLGAVSPKLLQVYRDGELTLDQLMAFAITDDHARQEHVYENLSYNRDPSNIRRDLTKMNVASTDRCAIFVGAQAYTEAGGNIIRDLFTEDRGGFYEDPALLGRLAIEKLERIAAEVREAEGWKWTAAYLDFPHAHGMRRVYPHSVELSEASAADYDAVQDELERLTAEWEDADIDLPLEVDARFAELEAEIERIDAMRNAYDPDEIARGGVFVVVAHNGEARIERGFIRAEDEAPEPEAAEDGETVIEGVRVNSDGEIIGGDEQDGEGGDVSASEPEPEEEAGDDGKPLSDSLIRELTAHRTLGLRLALGEQPDMALIAVVHTLAAQTYYRGGSTAHCLEISPTSNYLAAHADGIEDTAAAKMLNDRHAGWAADMPRDVADLWGFVAGLDHASLMALLAHCASLTVNAVKLPWESSKRRAHETADKLATAVTLDMRAHWTPTVRTYLGRVTKTHILAAVREALGNEAAERIADKKKVEMAEAAEQLLAGTGWLPPVLRTERPAWLAEQQSDAFATDAAETAPEAQIDDHFAVAAE; this comes from the coding sequence ATGATCACGACTGCAAACACCGCCCCGACCGTCGAAAATGGCGCAACGGTTTTCATCCCGCTCAACAAGCTCAAGAAGCACCCGAAGAACGCCCGCAAGACCCCGCACAGCGAGGCATCTATCGAGGCGAAGGCGGCGAGCATCGCCGCCAAGGGCATCCTGCAAAATCTGGTGGTGGAGCAGGAGCTTGATGCACGCGGCGAGCCGACCGGCTTCTATCTCGTCAGCATCGGCGAAGGCCGCAGGCAGGCGCAGATGCCGCGCGTCAAGCGCAAGGAGATCAAGAAGACCGAGCCCATCCGCTGCGTCATCGACATGGCGAACGATGCGGCGGAGATCAGCCTTGACGAGAACGTCACCCGCGAGAACCTTCACCCCGCCGATGAGTTCGAGCGCTTTCGCGAGCTTTCGGAAGATCGCGGATGGGGCGCGGAGGAAATTGCCGCCCGGTTCGGCGTGACCGCCCATGTGGTGAAGCAGCGGATGCGTCTCGGCGCGGTCAGCCCCAAGCTGTTGCAGGTCTATCGCGACGGCGAACTGACCTTGGATCAGTTGATGGCCTTTGCCATCACCGACGATCACGCGCGGCAGGAACACGTCTATGAGAACCTGTCCTATAACCGCGATCCGTCGAACATCCGGCGCGACCTGACCAAGATGAATGTGGCGTCGACGGACCGCTGCGCGATCTTCGTCGGAGCGCAAGCCTATACGGAAGCGGGCGGCAACATCATCCGCGACCTGTTTACCGAGGATCGTGGTGGCTTCTATGAAGACCCCGCGCTTCTGGGCCGGCTCGCCATCGAGAAGCTGGAACGGATCGCCGCCGAGGTGCGGGAGGCCGAAGGCTGGAAATGGACCGCCGCCTATCTCGACTTCCCCCACGCCCATGGGATGCGGCGCGTCTATCCGCATTCGGTGGAGCTTTCGGAAGCGAGCGCCGCTGACTATGACGCCGTGCAGGACGAGCTTGAGCGCTTGACGGCGGAATGGGAGGACGCCGATATTGATCTCCCGCTCGAAGTGGACGCCCGCTTCGCGGAGCTTGAAGCCGAGATCGAGCGGATCGACGCCATGCGCAACGCCTACGATCCCGACGAGATCGCGCGCGGTGGCGTTTTCGTCGTGGTGGCCCATAACGGCGAAGCCCGTATCGAACGCGGTTTCATCCGGGCCGAGGACGAGGCCCCGGAGCCGGAAGCCGCCGAGGATGGCGAAACCGTCATCGAGGGGGTGCGCGTCAACAGCGATGGCGAGATCATCGGCGGCGACGAGCAGGACGGCGAAGGCGGCGACGTTTCCGCGAGCGAGCCGGAACCGGAAGAAGAAGCCGGGGATGACGGAAAACCGCTGTCGGATTCGCTCATCCGCGAACTGACCGCGCATCGCACCCTTGGCCTGCGCCTGGCTCTTGGCGAGCAACCGGATATGGCGCTGATCGCCGTGGTCCATACGCTCGCCGCGCAGACCTACTATCGGGGCGGCAGCACGGCCCATTGCCTCGAAATCAGCCCGACCAGCAATTACCTCGCCGCCCACGCGGACGGCATCGAGGACACGGCGGCAGCGAAGATGCTGAACGACCGTCATGCCGGATGGGCGGCGGACATGCCGCGCGATGTTGCCGACCTGTGGGGCTTCGTCGCCGGTCTCGACCATGCGAGCCTCATGGCGTTGCTGGCGCATTGCGCCTCGCTGACCGTCAATGCGGTGAAGCTGCCTTGGGAGAGCAGCAAGCGCCGCGCCCATGAGACAGCGGACAAGCTGGCGACGGCGGTAACGCTCGACATGAGGGCGCACTGGACGCCCACCGTGCGGACCTATCTCGGTCGCGTCACGAAGACGCATATCCTCGCCGCCGTGCGCGAAGCCCTCGGCAACGAGGCGGCGGAGCGGATCGCGGACAAGAAGAAGGTGGAGATGGCCGAAGCCGCCGAACAGCTTCTGGCCGGGACCGGCTGGCTCCCGCCCGTGCTGCGCACCGAACGGCCCGCATGGCTTGCGGAACAGCAGTCCGATGCTTTCGCCACCGACGCCGCCGAGACCGCGCCGGAAGCGCAGATCGATGACCATTTCGCTGTCGCAGCGGAATAA
- a CDS encoding DUF736 domain-containing protein: MATIGTFTKDENGAGFTGAVKTLTLNVKAKFVPAEGESERGPDFRIFAGATEFGAAWRKTARESSREYLSVKLDDPSFPAPLYASLVEAEDGSGHNLIWSRRNGD; the protein is encoded by the coding sequence ATGGCGACCATCGGCACCTTCACCAAGGACGAAAACGGCGCGGGCTTCACCGGCGCGGTCAAGACCCTGACCCTCAATGTCAAGGCCAAGTTCGTCCCCGCCGAGGGCGAAAGCGAGCGCGGCCCCGACTTCCGCATCTTCGCCGGCGCCACGGAGTTCGGCGCGGCCTGGAGGAAGACCGCCCGCGAGAGCAGCCGCGAATACCTCTCCGTCAAGCTGGACGATCCGAGCTTCCCGGCCCCGCTCTACGCCAGCCTGGTCGAAGCTGAAGACGGCAGCGGCCACAACCTCATCTGGTCCCGCCGCAACGGCGACTGA
- a CDS encoding IS256 family transposase, translating into MTKTNMDLSELLAKHDQGDFLRGIAEAVLQLIMETDVEGIIGAGRHERSGERTTWRNGYRERALDTRLGTLNLRVPKLRQGSYFPGFLEARKTSEQALVAVIQEAWIGGVSTRRVDELVQAMGLSGISKSTVSKLCKDIDDRVGEFLNRPLTGDWPYVWLDATYLKVRQGGRIVPVAAIIAVAANTEGRREIIGLGIGPSEAETFWTEFLRSLRARGLSGVKLVISDAHTGLKAAIARVFEATWQRCRVHWIRNALAHVSRGQHTVVAAAIRQAFDQPDRAHAGETWRKVAEQLRPRWPKLADLMDASEHDVLAYMSFPRQHRTKLHSTNPIERLNKEVKRRSDVVGIFPNEASIMRLIGAVLFEANDEWQTSSRYMMVEAFAEIDKEEIDPILSITTKAA; encoded by the coding sequence ATGACCAAGACGAACATGGACCTGTCCGAGCTTCTGGCCAAGCACGATCAGGGCGACTTCTTGCGCGGCATTGCCGAAGCCGTGCTGCAACTGATCATGGAGACCGATGTGGAAGGCATCATCGGCGCCGGCCGGCATGAACGCAGCGGTGAACGCACGACCTGGCGCAACGGGTATCGAGAGCGCGCTCTCGATACCCGTTTGGGCACGCTGAACCTGCGGGTGCCGAAGCTGCGGCAGGGCAGCTATTTCCCGGGCTTCCTCGAGGCCCGCAAGACCTCCGAGCAGGCGCTGGTGGCGGTGATCCAGGAGGCTTGGATCGGCGGCGTCTCCACCCGCCGCGTCGACGAGCTGGTGCAGGCCATGGGGCTCAGCGGGATATCGAAGAGCACGGTCTCGAAGCTCTGCAAGGATATCGATGACAGGGTCGGGGAGTTCCTGAACCGGCCGCTCACCGGCGACTGGCCCTATGTCTGGCTCGACGCCACCTATCTCAAGGTCCGCCAAGGCGGGCGCATCGTGCCGGTCGCGGCCATAATTGCGGTGGCGGCCAACACCGAGGGCCGAAGGGAAATCATCGGCTTGGGCATTGGGCCCTCAGAGGCCGAGACCTTCTGGACCGAGTTTCTGCGTTCCCTCCGCGCCCGGGGGCTGAGTGGGGTCAAGCTGGTGATCAGCGATGCCCACACCGGCCTCAAGGCAGCCATTGCCCGGGTGTTCGAAGCGACCTGGCAGCGATGCCGCGTTCACTGGATCAGGAATGCTCTCGCCCACGTCTCGCGCGGCCAACACACCGTTGTCGCCGCCGCGATCCGCCAGGCTTTCGACCAGCCCGACCGCGCCCATGCGGGCGAAACCTGGCGCAAGGTTGCCGAACAACTGCGCCCGCGCTGGCCCAAGCTGGCCGATCTCATGGACGCCAGCGAGCATGACGTGCTGGCCTACATGTCCTTCCCGCGCCAGCACAGGACCAAGCTGCACAGCACCAACCCGATCGAGCGCCTGAACAAGGAGGTAAAGCGGCGCTCCGATGTCGTCGGGATCTTCCCCAACGAGGCCTCAATCATGCGCCTGATCGGCGCCGTGCTCTTCGAAGCCAACGACGAATGGCAGACCTCGAGCCGCTACATGATGGTCGAGGCCTTCGCCGAGATCGACAAGGAGGAGATCGACCCCATTCTCAGCATAACCACGAAAGCCGCCTGA
- a CDS encoding Shedu immune nuclease family protein produces MEDTDDHTIFQRSRTDKTYVGPSFPTLNGKRIRIANKYIDGGEGFEYATVKDEVVLRTTAGGRFQIKATFVEDDRSFQTVTIQKFTASGRAREYFTFLPSEVAILLKFLSNIKRLHFPNEGKINITDADLEELLLNPVQVKRLAVDNQELIAALARTEITSEDIVALGYRRKQLRIFKRLLNEPAYFEAALRKHPKGPEDVWQKFFEANPWIFGCGLSLIQFGPLDDRRLEQTVRGFSITGPGKRVDALLKSHAMLSTTCFVEIKRHDTDLVSTSSYRSGVWQPSAELAGAVAQIQGTVSAALEQWRAYEAITTASGEPTGETLFTTEPRSFVICGNLGEFRAEHGINERKFRSFELYRRNLIRPEIITFDELYGRARFIVDAERKEETSATL; encoded by the coding sequence ATGGAAGATACTGACGACCACACAATCTTTCAAAGAAGTAGGACCGACAAGACCTATGTCGGGCCATCCTTCCCCACGTTGAACGGCAAGCGGATTCGTATAGCGAACAAGTATATCGACGGCGGAGAGGGCTTCGAGTACGCGACCGTGAAGGACGAGGTCGTGCTCCGCACCACGGCAGGCGGCCGGTTTCAGATCAAGGCGACCTTCGTCGAGGACGATCGGTCGTTCCAGACCGTCACTATCCAAAAATTCACAGCCAGCGGGCGGGCGCGCGAATACTTCACCTTCCTTCCAAGTGAGGTCGCCATCCTTCTCAAATTCCTGTCCAACATAAAGCGCCTGCACTTCCCCAACGAGGGAAAGATCAACATCACCGACGCCGATCTTGAGGAGCTTCTTCTCAATCCTGTGCAGGTAAAGCGCCTGGCCGTTGATAATCAGGAGCTGATCGCGGCCCTCGCACGCACCGAGATCACCAGCGAGGACATCGTTGCCCTCGGTTATCGGCGCAAGCAGTTGCGCATTTTCAAAAGGCTGCTCAACGAACCGGCGTATTTCGAGGCAGCCCTGCGAAAGCACCCCAAAGGTCCGGAAGACGTCTGGCAAAAATTCTTCGAGGCGAACCCGTGGATTTTCGGCTGTGGACTTTCGCTCATTCAATTCGGCCCGCTTGATGACCGAAGGCTCGAGCAGACCGTTCGGGGTTTCAGCATTACAGGCCCGGGCAAGCGAGTCGATGCTCTGCTCAAGTCCCACGCAATGTTGAGCACGACGTGCTTCGTCGAAATCAAGCGGCATGACACCGACCTTGTGTCGACAAGCAGTTATCGCTCCGGCGTATGGCAACCCTCAGCGGAGCTCGCTGGCGCCGTCGCGCAGATACAGGGTACGGTGTCGGCGGCCCTCGAACAGTGGCGGGCGTATGAAGCGATCACGACCGCGTCCGGGGAGCCCACCGGGGAAACATTGTTCACGACCGAGCCACGATCATTCGTGATCTGCGGGAACCTCGGCGAGTTTCGGGCCGAGCACGGGATCAACGAGCGAAAATTCCGATCATTTGAGCTCTATCGGCGGAATCTGATACGGCCGGAGATCATCACATTCGATGAGCTGTATGGGCGAGCGCGCTTTATCGTCGACGCGGAGCGCAAGGAAGAGACCAGCGCCACGTTGTAG
- a CDS encoding HNH endonuclease gives MRCIFCKNPSASSKSVEHVIPESLGNKRHVLPRGIVCDGCNNYFSRKVEKPFLELPAVRQLRFQQDLESKRGNIPSISGLITPDIPALLTRYPKYDFTSVQVSEPDLARVLQAKEGTMLFPLAGELPDTPIVSRFLAKIALEAMALRLVEFPAGVAYLCDEAQLDVLRDHARRGYVSPWPIHIRTIYHQDGKTYGPEGNAEQIVHEFDFLVTDQSEWFFVLAIFGVEFAINMGGPEISGYRRWLEQTGGLSPLYTDRHGGLAAMPK, from the coding sequence GTGCGTTGCATTTTCTGCAAGAATCCGTCCGCTTCCTCGAAAAGCGTCGAGCATGTCATTCCTGAATCATTGGGGAACAAGCGGCATGTTTTACCGAGAGGCATCGTATGCGACGGCTGCAACAACTACTTTTCCAGAAAGGTCGAAAAGCCGTTTCTGGAACTGCCAGCCGTTCGGCAGTTGCGTTTCCAACAGGATCTTGAAAGCAAGCGCGGCAATATCCCATCGATAAGCGGATTGATAACACCGGATATACCGGCGCTTCTTACACGATATCCGAAGTATGATTTCACGTCGGTTCAGGTTTCCGAGCCGGATCTCGCGAGGGTTCTCCAGGCTAAGGAAGGAACGATGCTGTTTCCGCTGGCCGGAGAACTCCCCGATACGCCAATTGTCTCGCGATTCCTAGCGAAGATCGCGCTGGAAGCGATGGCCTTGCGTCTTGTCGAGTTTCCCGCAGGTGTTGCCTACCTTTGTGACGAGGCTCAGCTTGATGTCCTGCGCGATCATGCCAGGAGGGGTTATGTCAGCCCGTGGCCCATTCACATCAGGACCATTTATCATCAAGACGGAAAGACATACGGGCCCGAAGGCAACGCAGAACAGATCGTCCACGAGTTCGATTTTCTTGTGACTGATCAAAGCGAGTGGTTCTTTGTCCTAGCGATATTCGGGGTGGAGTTTGCGATCAACATGGGAGGACCCGAAATTTCCGGCTATCGGCGTTGGCTTGAGCAGACCGGCGGCCTTAGTCCACTGTACACCGACAGGCATGGCGGCCTTGCCGCGATGCCCAAATAG
- a CDS encoding DUF4365 domain-containing protein, whose translation MQERRGIAAVQGYAARAGQIWRETGTGDVGIDGQLEFVTREGFATGRTVAAQVKAGPSFFQYRTGAGWKFYPEDKHRAYWEQFPLPVLLILHNTDTGHSYWIDVRQALRIPVREERAFIEVPETNLLEKTDPAALFENAGVLKQPFIPAIEDVLTKLITTVSNEGTFPLSYFDLFVHGLTNICRSIYYGMDLVCNAVEYNLDARGSEFGMGMGGAEHEFTFGFVKFLLAQNLAQIDYSDCLIDWVDREMQPHFVAPLTSRGRALVALIHNEEARLVASGALPDEGHRHVAQEGFFQMVAQSYFPRFPRIRQFQEAVTMEKEVAGA comes from the coding sequence ATGCAGGAACGGCGCGGAATCGCCGCCGTACAGGGTTACGCAGCCAGGGCGGGACAGATTTGGCGCGAAACCGGCACCGGCGATGTGGGTATCGACGGGCAGCTTGAGTTTGTCACGAGGGAGGGATTCGCGACCGGGCGTACCGTCGCTGCCCAGGTGAAAGCGGGGCCCTCCTTCTTTCAGTATCGCACCGGGGCTGGCTGGAAATTCTATCCCGAGGACAAGCACCGAGCATATTGGGAGCAGTTTCCTTTGCCGGTCCTGCTCATTCTTCACAATACTGATACCGGCCACAGCTATTGGATCGATGTGCGGCAAGCCTTGCGCATTCCTGTTCGCGAAGAGCGTGCTTTTATCGAAGTTCCTGAGACGAACCTCCTTGAGAAAACAGATCCGGCGGCTCTCTTCGAGAACGCTGGCGTACTGAAGCAGCCCTTCATACCTGCAATTGAGGATGTGCTCACAAAACTCATAACGACTGTATCAAACGAGGGGACCTTTCCTCTCAGCTACTTCGATCTCTTCGTGCATGGGCTGACGAATATCTGCCGTAGCATCTATTACGGCATGGACCTCGTATGTAATGCCGTTGAGTACAATCTTGATGCACGAGGGTCCGAGTTCGGCATGGGCATGGGGGGGGCGGAGCACGAATTCACCTTCGGATTCGTGAAGTTCCTGCTCGCACAGAACCTCGCACAGATCGATTATTCGGATTGTCTCATCGATTGGGTAGACCGCGAAATGCAGCCTCACTTCGTGGCGCCTCTTACCTCAAGAGGCAGAGCGCTCGTCGCTTTGATCCACAACGAGGAGGCGCGACTCGTCGCGAGTGGCGCGCTGCCTGACGAGGGGCATCGCCATGTGGCACAGGAAGGCTTCTTCCAAATGGTGGCGCAGTCCTATTTTCCGAGATTTCCCAGGATCAGGCAGTTTCAGGAAGCGGTGACGATGGAGAAGGAAGTCGCCGGGGCATGA